The Deltaproteobacteria bacterium genome has a segment encoding these proteins:
- a CDS encoding DUF4388 domain-containing protein — MKKTKVLIGLIDEEQANALSVFLSGMGMETIIAPDGARVLELAIEEGPSFIAVDTALPVISGERLFHTLRKNPHTSRVPFLFVSDAAAEIRGFRAGVDIFLKRPLNFEETYARMRQSLLAAGSEASKEIEGTLSHMSLADLLQFLHLNRKEGELKVTSDGRTGSVFIKEGDILNAALDNAEREKALFRMFHWTEGRFEFIPKPVAAPRKIKSSTGNLLMEGMRQVDEYRSKKDQLPSPGSVLKINPAAEAVPKGLQPIVYDVVQLVKANARVRDVVERSSFPDYEVYQTIAALAAKGILAEVKGSGAEARREFLSAAEVLSIREKISSGSGGSGHGKILLLSTSAPVVAEFIRECRDLPGFSLNTKSAFPELSMVNPLGEVGSFRLNGGIDLSLFSVPTVKNTGPLWRAFSGNLVGVVILVDEEGTSELKELSAAKRDILLKKQTPSVHVIKGVLDEAACRKGLGLTDAEPLYRLGKDGEETVAAAFHSLFESFLTEEKAV; from the coding sequence GTGAAAAAGACTAAGGTCCTTATCGGCCTCATTGACGAAGAGCAGGCAAACGCGCTATCGGTATTTCTCTCCGGCATGGGCATGGAGACCATCATCGCGCCGGACGGAGCGCGAGTCCTCGAGCTCGCGATAGAGGAGGGGCCCTCGTTCATAGCGGTGGACACCGCGCTCCCGGTCATCAGCGGCGAGCGTCTCTTTCACACTCTGAGGAAAAACCCACACACCTCGCGCGTGCCGTTCCTATTCGTATCCGACGCGGCGGCCGAGATAAGGGGCTTCAGGGCCGGGGTTGACATATTCCTAAAGCGCCCGCTCAACTTCGAGGAGACGTACGCCAGGATGCGGCAGTCGCTCCTTGCCGCCGGGAGCGAGGCGTCAAAGGAGATAGAGGGCACCTTGAGCCATATGTCCCTTGCGGACCTCCTCCAGTTCCTTCACCTGAACAGAAAGGAAGGGGAGCTCAAGGTGACCTCCGACGGAAGGACCGGGAGCGTATTCATAAAGGAAGGGGACATACTGAACGCCGCGCTCGATAACGCCGAGCGCGAAAAGGCGCTCTTCAGGATGTTCCACTGGACAGAAGGCAGGTTCGAGTTCATCCCGAAGCCGGTGGCCGCGCCCAGAAAAATAAAATCCTCGACCGGGAACCTCCTGATGGAGGGGATGAGGCAGGTCGACGAGTACAGGAGCAAAAAGGACCAGCTCCCTTCTCCAGGTTCGGTGCTCAAGATCAACCCTGCCGCGGAGGCCGTGCCAAAGGGCCTTCAGCCGATAGTATATGACGTAGTCCAGCTTGTAAAGGCGAATGCCAGGGTCAGGGACGTCGTCGAGCGCTCGTCATTTCCGGACTACGAGGTATACCAGACGATTGCCGCCCTCGCGGCAAAGGGTATTTTGGCCGAGGTCAAAGGCAGCGGGGCTGAGGCGAGGAGGGAGTTCCTGAGCGCCGCCGAGGTATTGAGCATCCGCGAGAAGATATCGAGCGGTTCCGGAGGCTCGGGGCACGGAAAGATACTCCTCCTTTCCACGTCAGCGCCGGTCGTTGCCGAGTTCATAAGGGAGTGCCGGGACCTGCCAGGTTTCAGCCTGAACACAAAGTCGGCCTTCCCGGAACTTTCAATGGTTAACCCGCTCGGCGAGGTAGGCTCGTTCAGGCTTAACGGCGGCATCGACCTCTCGCTTTTTTCCGTTCCTACGGTCAAGAATACCGGCCCGCTCTGGCGGGCCTTCTCCGGGAACCTCGTCGGAGTCGTTATCCTGGTGGACGAAGAGGGGACGTCGGAGCTTAAGGAGCTTTCCGCGGCAAAGCGCGATATACTGCTTAAAAAGCAGACGCCGTCGGTACATGTCATAAAAGGCGTCCTTGACGAAGCCGCATGCAGGAAAGGGCTAGGGCTTACCGACGCGGAGCCCCTTTACAGGCTCGGCAAGGATGGGGAAGAGACGGTTGCCGCTGCCTTCCATTCGCTTTTCGAAAGCTTTTTAACGGAAGAGAAAGCGGTTTAA
- a CDS encoding histidinol phosphate phosphatase domain-containing protein — protein sequence MIDFHTHSILSDGALIPSELVRRARVVGYTAMAITDHVDDSNIETVVKQIKKAARQFNAGSGFRLLPGVELTHIPPAHIPALVKKARALGALIIVGHGETLAEPVEPGTNMAYIKAGVDILAHPGLLTEEECKAAVKKSVHIEVTCRAGHSISNGHVAALAKKTGARMLINTDAHAPGDLVSDERAGKVALGAGLGIKDFRRIQDNALELVKKKLG from the coding sequence ATGATAGACTTCCACACGCACAGCATACTGAGCGACGGGGCCCTAATCCCCTCCGAGCTGGTCCGGAGGGCGAGGGTTGTCGGTTATACCGCCATGGCCATAACCGACCATGTGGACGACTCCAACATCGAGACGGTCGTAAAGCAGATCAAAAAGGCGGCACGCCAATTCAACGCAGGGAGCGGCTTCAGGCTCCTACCCGGAGTGGAGCTTACGCACATACCTCCGGCGCACATACCGGCCCTTGTAAAAAAGGCGAGGGCGCTTGGCGCGCTTATTATAGTCGGCCACGGCGAAACGCTTGCCGAGCCGGTCGAGCCAGGCACTAACATGGCCTACATAAAAGCCGGTGTGGACATACTGGCGCACCCCGGCCTCCTGACCGAGGAGGAGTGCAAGGCCGCCGTCAAGAAATCGGTTCACATAGAGGTCACTTGCAGGGCGGGGCACAGCATCTCGAACGGACACGTAGCGGCGCTCGCCAAAAAGACCGGGGCGCGGATGCTCATAAATACCGACGCCCACGCGCCGGGCGACCTCGTATCCGACGAGAGGGCCGGAAAGGTAGCGCTGGGCGCCGGGCTCGGCATTAAAGATTTCAGGAGAATACAGGACAATGCGCTGGAACTCGTCAAAAAGAAGCTGGGCTGA
- a CDS encoding PQQ-binding-like beta-propeller repeat protein, with amino-acid sequence MRWNSSKRSWAEAGAFVFAAIILAGCAAKPLADTAPWSTHLFSDSRSNLSPAEVSLPLAVSWEKDVSDFRLLRPFPKEQLSSPALHGGILYVGSTNDRFYAVDLSTGSVKWRYHARQPIEASPAITGEMVCFGSADGVMRCLDHSGKVLWEYQARSEILSSPVVSGGRLFFNSQDDRVHALNAMTGVREWTYSRATYTVVSPRIYGSPAYSGDGSLFFLFSDGNIVSLDAETGSETWSKKVIGSFVKAGKWRRSPLYQDGTVYVIDGNEAVQALDAATGEVKGVYGIIKTRDFIIPDRRSIVLVGETDIVALDRLSGAILWKKKLSTGATSSVFAAGEELFVLSSFKKAFLGLGFLSRDKGHIEAISLRDGSTSWTTTLGSDVTANASSAYSRVALLTNKGKLTVFEPK; translated from the coding sequence ATGCGCTGGAACTCGTCAAAAAGAAGCTGGGCTGAAGCCGGAGCCTTCGTCTTTGCCGCCATCATACTCGCCGGGTGCGCGGCGAAGCCGCTGGCTGATACCGCGCCCTGGAGCACCCATCTTTTCAGCGATTCGAGATCGAACCTTTCCCCGGCCGAGGTAAGCCTCCCGCTCGCGGTCTCCTGGGAAAAAGACGTATCGGATTTCAGGCTCCTCAGGCCGTTTCCGAAGGAGCAGCTCTCTTCTCCAGCGCTCCACGGCGGCATTCTTTACGTCGGCTCCACAAACGACAGGTTCTACGCGGTGGACCTCTCTACCGGGAGCGTCAAATGGAGGTATCATGCAAGGCAGCCGATCGAGGCCTCGCCGGCGATAACCGGCGAGATGGTCTGCTTCGGCTCGGCCGACGGCGTCATGCGCTGCCTCGACCACTCCGGCAAGGTCCTTTGGGAGTACCAGGCCCGCTCGGAGATTCTCTCATCTCCTGTCGTAAGCGGCGGAAGGCTCTTTTTCAATTCGCAGGACGACCGCGTGCACGCGCTCAATGCAATGACAGGCGTGCGCGAATGGACGTATAGCAGGGCCACCTACACGGTCGTGAGCCCGAGGATATACGGCTCTCCCGCGTACTCCGGCGACGGCTCTCTCTTCTTTCTTTTCTCGGACGGCAATATCGTTTCGCTGGACGCGGAGACGGGCAGCGAAACCTGGTCAAAAAAGGTGATCGGGAGCTTCGTCAAGGCCGGGAAATGGCGGAGATCGCCGCTTTATCAGGACGGTACGGTCTATGTGATTGACGGTAACGAGGCCGTACAGGCCCTGGATGCCGCTACCGGCGAAGTCAAAGGGGTATACGGCATCATCAAGACTCGCGATTTCATCATCCCCGACAGGCGGAGCATAGTCCTTGTCGGGGAGACCGACATTGTCGCCCTCGACAGGCTGTCCGGGGCGATATTGTGGAAAAAGAAGCTATCGACAGGCGCCACCTCGAGCGTCTTCGCGGCCGGAGAGGAGCTTTTCGTGCTTTCAAGCTTCAAGAAGGCCTTCCTGGGGCTCGGCTTCCTTTCCAGGGACAAGGGACACATAGAGGCGATAAGCCTCAGGGACGGCTCGACCTCCTGGACGACTACGCTCGGTTCGGATGTCACCGCAAACGCCTCTTCCGCCTACTCAAGGGTCGCCCTCCTTACTAACAAGGGAAAGCTTACCGTATTCGAACCTAAGTAG
- a CDS encoding glycoside hydrolase, whose translation MDNRLNVAFLWHMHQPLYKDPLNGEYTLPWVLFHATKDYYDMAAILEEFPDVHQTFNLVPCLIEQINEYASGNARDKYRQISEKKAEELGAEEKVFMLQFFFQANWEHMIRPLPRFWELLRKRGVSNDKDEVIHSLRYFNDQDFLDLQVLYNLVWIDPSIREKDPFLSALYSKGGSYTEGEKSALLRMQTEIAGTVIPKYAELMAKGIIEVSTSPYYHPILPLLCDSDAAREAMPGATLPRARFQHPEDAREQVRRGLKLFKDTFGAMPRGMWPSEGSVSMDVLPIVASEGVEWLATDEEILSNTLRRPIRRDHTGNCYDTFLYRPYEIEADGGKVVLFFRDHVLSDLIGFDYSKMDAEHAASDMVSRLTRIHGILENPGEHVVPIILDGENAWEHFRNDGRDFLKALYSRLSGHPALRCVTISEFLDMKTRREKINWLFPGSWINHNFKIWIGHVEDNTAWDYISEARDALVKYEETLRGTPEEKRMEESVREAWEEVYAAEGSDWFWWYGEEHSSMSDEDFDSLFRRRIKRIYQLIGKEPPDYLEMPISSEIKGYRPPSEPRALISPNVDGIISDYFEWLSCGKLERTYFGSAMHKELQGGLIDSISYGFSKESLFFRFDYIEELGRFEGPWSFTITFIQPRQVKAAAMIKGKNADGTVSVRYGDKWGDETPIGIAADSVVEVEIPLSTLRAGKGEELRLYININAEERGIERWPVKGYLIFTVPPEDFEQQDWIV comes from the coding sequence ATGGATAACAGACTCAATGTAGCCTTCCTCTGGCACATGCACCAGCCTTTATACAAAGACCCCTTGAACGGCGAGTACACGCTCCCATGGGTCCTCTTCCACGCAACCAAGGACTATTACGACATGGCGGCGATACTGGAGGAGTTCCCGGACGTGCACCAGACCTTCAACCTGGTGCCATGCCTCATAGAGCAGATAAACGAGTACGCTTCCGGGAACGCCAGGGACAAATACAGGCAGATAAGCGAAAAAAAAGCCGAGGAGCTCGGGGCCGAAGAAAAGGTCTTCATGCTCCAGTTCTTCTTCCAGGCGAACTGGGAACACATGATAAGGCCGCTCCCGAGGTTCTGGGAGCTCCTCAGGAAAAGGGGCGTATCGAACGATAAGGACGAGGTCATTCATTCCCTCAGGTACTTTAACGACCAGGACTTCCTCGACCTCCAGGTACTTTATAACCTCGTCTGGATAGACCCCTCGATAAGGGAAAAGGACCCGTTCCTCAGCGCCCTTTACTCGAAGGGAGGGAGCTATACGGAAGGGGAAAAGTCGGCCCTGCTAAGGATGCAGACGGAGATCGCCGGCACCGTCATACCGAAGTACGCTGAGCTTATGGCGAAGGGCATAATCGAGGTCTCCACCTCCCCGTATTACCACCCCATACTGCCCTTACTTTGCGATAGCGACGCGGCAAGGGAAGCAATGCCCGGAGCGACCCTCCCCAGGGCCCGGTTCCAGCACCCCGAGGACGCGAGGGAGCAGGTGAGGAGGGGGCTTAAGCTTTTCAAGGACACCTTTGGCGCGATGCCCAGGGGCATGTGGCCGTCGGAGGGCTCGGTTAGCATGGACGTCCTGCCGATAGTCGCATCCGAAGGTGTAGAATGGCTCGCAACCGACGAGGAGATACTCTCCAATACGCTGAGGCGCCCCATAAGGCGCGACCACACGGGGAATTGCTACGACACGTTCCTCTACAGGCCCTACGAGATAGAGGCGGACGGCGGAAAAGTCGTACTCTTCTTCAGGGACCACGTCCTCTCGGACCTTATCGGCTTCGACTACTCAAAAATGGATGCTGAGCACGCGGCCTCTGACATGGTCTCGAGGCTTACGCGCATACACGGGATTCTGGAAAATCCCGGCGAGCACGTTGTCCCCATCATCCTCGACGGCGAGAACGCGTGGGAGCATTTCAGGAACGACGGCAGGGACTTCTTGAAGGCGCTCTATTCCAGGCTGTCAGGCCATCCCGCCTTGAGGTGCGTTACGATAAGCGAGTTCCTGGATATGAAGACCAGGCGTGAAAAGATTAACTGGCTCTTCCCCGGCTCGTGGATAAACCATAATTTCAAGATATGGATCGGCCATGTCGAGGACAACACCGCCTGGGACTACATATCCGAGGCGCGGGACGCGCTCGTCAAGTACGAGGAAACGCTACGCGGGACCCCTGAGGAAAAGCGCATGGAGGAGAGCGTGCGCGAGGCATGGGAAGAGGTCTATGCGGCAGAGGGGAGCGACTGGTTCTGGTGGTACGGGGAGGAGCATTCCTCGATGAGCGACGAGGATTTCGATTCACTTTTCAGGCGGCGCATAAAGAGGATTTATCAGCTTATAGGGAAGGAGCCGCCGGACTACCTGGAGATGCCCATCTCATCCGAGATAAAGGGCTACAGGCCGCCTTCCGAGCCGAGGGCCCTCATCTCTCCCAATGTGGACGGCATCATCTCCGACTACTTCGAGTGGCTCTCGTGCGGCAAGCTCGAACGCACCTACTTCGGGAGCGCGATGCATAAGGAGCTTCAGGGCGGGCTCATCGACTCGATATCCTACGGCTTCTCAAAGGAATCGCTCTTCTTCCGTTTCGACTATATCGAGGAGCTCGGCCGTTTTGAGGGCCCCTGGAGCTTCACTATAACCTTCATACAGCCCAGGCAGGTCAAGGCCGCCGCAATGATAAAGGGAAAAAACGCGGACGGGACGGTATCCGTAAGGTACGGTGACAAATGGGGAGACGAGACCCCTATCGGCATAGCCGCGGATTCGGTCGTTGAGGTGGAAATCCCGCTCTCGACCCTTCGCGCCGGAAAGGGCGAGGAGCTCAGGCTCTACATAAACATAAACGCGGAGGAGAGGGGCATAGAGCGCTGGCCCGTAAAGGGCTACCTTATTTTCACCGTGCCGCCTGAGGACTTCGAGCAGCAGGACTGGATAGTTTGA
- the mutS gene encoding DNA mismatch repair protein MutS, which yields MTKSATTPAMRQYLEIKAGHPDSVLFFRMGDFYEMFFEDAKLASSVLGIALTSRDRDREIPMCGVPYHAAAGYIAKLVREGYKVAVCEQTTDPAESKGIVERAVTRVITPGIALDDELLDPKANNFIAAAYADRKASGFAYMDVSTGEFRLTTLPGPHSLIEEIRRLRPLELVIPEGFHDAFAFPDSPVKKVTAVEARGFSLSDAEARLNAHFGTATLDGFGCANMPQAVVAAGALLEYIRSNQKAELRHARKPEPYFPDDFLVLDSSTRRNLEITRNMKSGGRENTLLSVLDRTRTSMGGRRLKSWLLHPLKDAGAIRERLESVEELTRNRDIRSALQESLSRVHDLERLTARLSLGAAGPMDLSSLRESLSTIPDIKNSLGPFSSSLLKGLSLDEVAEAAEAIGRAISENPPHSIKDGGVIREGYSSELDDLRNIGSGGKDWIASLETKERARTGISSLKIGYNRVFGYYIEVTRTNLANVPADYIRKQTLVNAERFITPELKEWEEKILTAEERALKLETALFASLVEELKDYTDRVLGTADSVATLDCLSSLAEASERHGYSKPEIHDGYSLMIECGRHPVVEEGAEDFVSNDLRLNEDERVIILTGPNMAGKSTYLRQNALIILMAQVGSFVPASQASIGVVDRIFTRVGASDDLSRGHSTFMVEMSETANILNNATPRSFIVLDEIGRGTSTFDGLSIAWAVVEHIHDNPSLGAKTLFATHYHELTELSLTKERVKNYNMAVKEWNEQIIFLRKVLPGGANRSYGIQVARLAGVPDEVISRAREILRNLETGELTESGMPRLAARGDRPDGRGQMSLLGERDSLREELRRVDIDTMTPIEAITALHKLKEMLD from the coding sequence ATGACAAAAAGCGCCACGACCCCGGCCATGCGCCAGTATCTCGAGATAAAGGCCGGGCACCCCGACTCCGTCCTCTTCTTCAGGATGGGGGACTTCTATGAGATGTTCTTCGAGGACGCGAAACTCGCCTCGTCGGTCCTCGGCATAGCCCTTACATCCCGCGACCGCGACCGCGAGATACCCATGTGCGGGGTCCCCTACCATGCGGCTGCGGGCTATATAGCAAAGCTCGTCCGTGAAGGTTACAAGGTCGCCGTCTGCGAGCAGACGACCGACCCGGCGGAATCAAAAGGCATCGTCGAGAGGGCCGTGACCCGCGTGATAACGCCGGGCATAGCGCTCGATGACGAACTCCTCGACCCAAAGGCCAATAACTTCATAGCGGCGGCGTACGCAGACCGCAAGGCCTCAGGGTTCGCGTATATGGACGTATCCACGGGCGAGTTCAGGCTCACCACCCTTCCCGGTCCGCATTCGCTCATCGAGGAGATAAGGCGCCTTCGGCCGCTTGAGCTCGTCATACCCGAGGGCTTTCACGACGCCTTCGCCTTCCCGGATTCGCCGGTAAAGAAGGTAACCGCCGTCGAGGCACGTGGGTTTTCCCTCAGTGATGCCGAGGCCCGCCTGAACGCTCACTTCGGGACCGCAACCCTCGACGGCTTCGGCTGCGCGAATATGCCCCAGGCAGTAGTGGCCGCCGGGGCGCTCCTCGAATACATACGCTCAAACCAGAAGGCGGAGCTCAGGCACGCGAGAAAGCCCGAGCCATATTTTCCGGACGACTTCCTCGTCCTCGATTCATCCACCAGGCGGAACCTGGAGATAACCCGGAATATGAAGAGCGGGGGCCGCGAGAATACGCTTCTTTCCGTTCTCGACAGGACCAGGACCTCAATGGGAGGAAGAAGGCTTAAGAGCTGGCTCCTTCACCCGCTTAAGGACGCGGGCGCAATAAGGGAGCGGCTGGAATCGGTCGAGGAGCTTACCCGTAACCGCGACATCCGTTCAGCCCTCCAGGAGTCCCTTTCCCGCGTCCACGACCTTGAGAGGCTTACGGCACGGCTCTCTCTCGGGGCCGCAGGGCCGATGGACCTCTCATCCCTCAGGGAATCCCTGAGCACCATACCTGATATCAAGAACTCGCTCGGGCCTTTCTCCTCCTCCCTGCTTAAAGGGCTCTCCCTCGACGAAGTAGCCGAGGCCGCGGAGGCGATAGGGCGGGCTATCTCCGAAAACCCTCCGCACTCGATAAAGGACGGCGGGGTCATTCGCGAGGGGTACTCGTCTGAGCTCGATGATCTCCGCAATATCGGCTCCGGCGGCAAGGACTGGATCGCGTCGCTCGAAACAAAAGAGAGGGCGAGGACCGGCATAAGCTCGCTTAAAATAGGCTACAACAGGGTCTTCGGCTATTATATAGAGGTCACGAGGACGAACCTCGCCAACGTGCCTGCCGACTACATACGGAAGCAGACGCTCGTGAACGCGGAGAGGTTCATAACCCCGGAATTGAAGGAATGGGAGGAAAAGATCCTTACGGCGGAGGAAAGGGCGCTTAAGCTCGAAACGGCCCTATTCGCATCGCTCGTTGAGGAGCTTAAAGATTATACCGACAGGGTGCTTGGGACCGCGGATTCGGTCGCCACACTCGACTGCCTGTCGTCCCTTGCGGAGGCTTCCGAGCGGCACGGGTATTCGAAACCAGAGATACACGATGGCTACTCTCTTATGATAGAGTGCGGCAGGCACCCGGTCGTAGAGGAAGGCGCCGAGGATTTCGTCTCAAACGACTTGAGGCTCAATGAGGACGAGAGGGTCATTATCCTTACCGGCCCGAACATGGCGGGTAAATCGACCTACTTGAGGCAGAACGCCCTTATTATCCTCATGGCGCAGGTCGGCTCCTTTGTCCCGGCTTCACAAGCATCCATCGGGGTCGTGGACAGGATATTCACGAGGGTCGGGGCCTCTGACGACCTTTCAAGGGGGCATTCGACCTTCATGGTCGAGATGAGCGAAACAGCGAACATACTGAACAACGCGACCCCGAGGAGCTTCATCGTGCTGGACGAGATAGGGCGCGGCACCTCCACCTTCGACGGCCTTTCCATAGCGTGGGCCGTGGTCGAGCACATACACGATAACCCCTCACTAGGCGCAAAGACGCTTTTCGCCACGCATTATCACGAGCTCACCGAGCTTTCCTTGACAAAGGAAAGGGTCAAAAATTATAATATGGCGGTCAAGGAATGGAACGAACAGATAATCTTCCTCCGGAAGGTCCTTCCCGGCGGCGCGAACCGGAGCTATGGAATACAGGTAGCGAGGCTCGCCGGCGTCCCTGACGAGGTCATATCAAGGGCCAGGGAGATACTCAGGAACCTTGAGACCGGAGAGCTTACCGAATCGGGCATGCCCCGGCTCGCGGCCCGAGGAGACAGGCCCGACGGACGGGGGCAGATGAGCCTCCTCGGGGAGAGGGACTCGCTCAGGGAAGAGCTAAGGCGCGTTGACATCGACACGATGACCCCCATCGAGGCCATCACCGCTCTCCATAAATTGAAGGAGATGCTTGATTGA
- a CDS encoding N-acetylmuramoyl-L-alanine amidase: MKSSSGRPVLLFFLALALLLISAGNSQAAPKAVTDIRHWSNPTYTRIVINVSGKASFTHRLLRKDPSISVEWRRLYVDISGAVLSPELARSIPINDGLLKAARAGQYDHDTVRVVLDIESIQDFKIFYLTDPYRIVIDVTGEKPAGKDEVIRQARDSAGKAIPEIRQDPRGLPLSDPSLTQQLGLKVRKIVIDPGHGGKDPGAVGKTGLKEKDITLKLGLMLRDKLEREAGAAVVMTRDRDVFIPLEERTAIANREEADLFISIHVNAAPRRAASGIETYILGISNDEEAKRVAARENATSTRSVSDLEFILNDLIKTAKTNDSARLAGVVQDSLVSRLRASYRNIRSNGIKGAPFYVLIGTKMPAVLVEVSFISNPLEEERLKDQKYLKEAVDGIAAGVLSYMNGPGET; the protein is encoded by the coding sequence TTGAAAAGCTCCTCAGGCAGGCCCGTCCTTTTATTTTTCCTCGCGCTGGCCCTGCTACTCATATCGGCTGGAAACTCTCAGGCCGCGCCAAAGGCAGTAACCGACATCCGCCACTGGTCCAACCCCACTTACACCAGGATCGTCATAAACGTAAGCGGCAAGGCCTCGTTCACGCACCGCCTCCTCCGTAAGGACCCCTCCATAAGCGTCGAATGGAGGCGGCTCTACGTCGACATATCGGGAGCCGTGCTTTCGCCTGAACTCGCGCGCTCCATACCGATAAACGACGGCCTCCTCAAGGCCGCAAGGGCGGGGCAGTACGACCACGACACCGTCCGCGTGGTCCTCGACATAGAATCCATACAGGATTTCAAGATATTCTACCTCACCGACCCGTACAGGATAGTCATCGACGTGACCGGCGAGAAGCCCGCCGGAAAGGACGAGGTCATAAGGCAGGCCAGGGACAGCGCCGGGAAGGCGATTCCCGAAATACGGCAGGACCCCAGGGGCCTGCCGCTTTCAGACCCGAGCCTTACGCAGCAGCTCGGATTGAAGGTCAGGAAGATAGTCATAGACCCCGGGCACGGCGGCAAGGACCCGGGGGCTGTCGGCAAGACCGGCCTAAAGGAGAAGGACATAACCCTCAAGCTCGGGCTCATGCTGAGGGACAAGCTCGAACGCGAAGCCGGCGCGGCGGTCGTCATGACCAGGGACAGGGACGTATTCATACCCCTCGAGGAAAGGACCGCCATAGCTAACAGGGAGGAGGCCGACCTCTTCATCTCCATCCACGTGAACGCGGCCCCGAGGAGGGCCGCCTCCGGCATCGAGACGTACATCCTCGGCATATCGAATGACGAGGAGGCCAAGAGGGTGGCTGCGCGCGAGAACGCGACATCGACCAGGTCGGTAAGCGACCTTGAGTTCATATTGAACGACCTCATAAAGACCGCGAAAACGAACGACTCGGCAAGGCTCGCGGGCGTCGTTCAGGACAGCCTCGTATCAAGGCTCCGCGCCAGCTACAGGAATATCAGGAGCAACGGCATCAAGGGCGCTCCGTTCTATGTCCTTATAGGCACAAAGATGCCAGCAGTTCTCGTCGAGGTCTCGTTCATCAGCAACCCCCTCGAGGAGGAGCGCCTTAAGGACCAGAAGTATTTGAAAGAGGCCGTGGACGGCATAGCAGCCGGCGTGTTGAGCTATATGAACGGCCCGGGCGAGACCTGA